In Eremothecium gossypii ATCC 10895 chromosome III, complete sequence, the genomic window AGATAGTGTGCATCGTTGTACGCAGCGGCCCGCGCCGCGGGGGGCTCGTCATCAAGCATGTCTGTGGATGCAATGGACAAGGTGGAGTCCCAGCTGTATGACGAGCGGCACTCCTGGAATAATTTCTGGGGCTCTTCGTGGTCGTTTTTCGGCAGGTACAGGGTCCGCGCCGAGTCGAGGCCCACTGGGCTGGGCATTAGCGGTATGTCATCTTCTTGAATGTCTTGCAGCTTAGCGTAGCCTGCTTCTCTGCCGTCTGCTTCTCGTTTGCTCCGCAGCGTATCGTTTGATGGTCGCGACCGTCTGAAGCCGCCGAAAAAGGTCGAAAATAGTGGAATCGCCACTTCGTTGTAGCTAAAGTACATCATTTGCCTTGTCGTATTGTCGAAATAAGATTAGAGTTCTGGTCGCAGTAGGTTGTCGCCCGACACCCGGATCACCTCTTGCGTCCGTCGCGCCATACTTTTATATTTTTACCTGAGCGAGTTTCCGTCACCGCCGGGGGAAAAGCACATAGTTTCAATTTAAGTATTTCCTAGATAGTTCTTTCTAACGCTAGAGGAACGCCTGATTTGTGATATTCAACTTCTAGAAGAGGTATAAGGCTGGTGAACAATACAGTTCGATACTTACTGTGCGATTGGAGGCACGATGAAACGGGGTAACCAGGATGGACCGAACCTGGAAAAATTTCTTGTCCGAAGGGCTGGTTGCGACAGTCGAATGCTGGACGGCTGACATCCGTCGCTGCTCTCAGCTATGGCTATGCATTGTTTTCGAAGACGTCGATCCAATAATAGCAGTGCATTATATCTATACAAACAGGCGGAGCACCACGCCCTTTATGGATTTCTATGATATAACCTTCATAACACGATCAAATAAGGTATCTAGTTTAA contains:
- a CDS encoding ACR161Cp (NOHBY327; No homolog in Saccharomyces cerevisiae): MMYFSYNEVAIPLFSTFFGGFRRSRPSNDTLRSKREADGREAGYAKLQDIQEDDIPLMPSPVGLDSARTLYLPKNDHEEPQKLFQECRSSYSWDSTLSIASTDMLDDEPPAARAAAYNDAHYLFDSRNGNPYSSGSNTADGADFRSPSFFNNCESFSAAYSVVDD